The following proteins come from a genomic window of Platichthys flesus chromosome 1, fPlaFle2.1, whole genome shotgun sequence:
- the htatip2 gene encoding oxidoreductase HTATIP2 isoform X1 — protein MRVVEHLVSSLVLVSVSVLVLAVVLGYFFQEDPDSGQFSSANGGVVFVVVHSMAEDMKTLEENFRQQNRSCFLLGASGETGGLLLRELLERNVFSRITLIGRRQLTFEGEAYKNLVQEVVDFEKLEDYAAAFQGHDVGYCCLGTTRAKSGADGFIRVDHDYVLKSAELAKAGGCSQFHLESSRGADKTSSLLYLKVKGQVEADIEALGFERCSIYRPGVLLVDRQESRPGEWLARKFFSAVSAVVSTPMSIPIQAVAKAMVSNTLRQAEQKTEILENKAIGELGKSAGK, from the exons ATGCGTGTGGTGGAACATCTGGTCTCCAGCCTGGTCCTCGTGTCCGTCTCTGTGCTCGTCCTCGCGGTGGTTCTCGGGTATTTCTTCCAAGAAGACCCGGATTCGGGTCAGTTCTCCag TGCTAACGGAggagttgtgtttgttgtggtgcACAGTATGGCCGAGGACATGAAGACCCTGGAGGAGAACTTCCGGCAGCAGAACAGAAGCTGCTTCCTCCTCGGTGCCTCGGGGGAAACCGGCGGTTTGCTGCTTCGAGAGCTTCTGGAGAGAAACGTCTTCTCCAGGATCACGCTCATCGGCCGCAGGCAGCTCACCTTCGAGGGCGAAGCCTACAAGAACCTG GTGCAAGAGGTGGTGGACTTTGAGAAGCTTGAGGACTATGCCGCGGCCTTCCAGGGCCACGATGTGGGCTACTGCTGTCTGGGAACCACCCGGGCCAAATCAGGAGCT GATGGATTCATCCGTGTAGATCACGACTACGTTCTGAAATCAGCCGAGCTCGCCAAGGCGGGCGGCTGCTCCCAGTTCCACCTGGAGTCGTCCAGAGGGGCCGATAAAACCAGCAGCCTTCTCTACCTCAAAGTCAAG GGCCAAGTGGAAGCCGATATCGAGGCGCTGGGATTTGAGAGATGTTCCATTTACAGACCAGG GGTTTTGTTGGTCGACCGGCAGGAGAGTCGGCCGGGCGAGTGGCTGGCCAGGAAGTTCTTCAGTGCCGTCTCTGCCGTGGTCTCGACGCCCATGTCCATCCCGATCCAGGCGGTGGCCAAGGCCATGGTGTCCAACACTCTGCGTCAAGCCGAGCAGAAGACGGAGATCCTGGAGAACAAAGCCATCGGCGAACTGGGAAAGAGTGCTGGGAAATAA
- the htatip2 gene encoding oxidoreductase HTATIP2 isoform X2 produces MRVVEHLVSSLVLVSVSVLVLAVVLGYFFQEDPDSGQFSSMAEDMKTLEENFRQQNRSCFLLGASGETGGLLLRELLERNVFSRITLIGRRQLTFEGEAYKNLVQEVVDFEKLEDYAAAFQGHDVGYCCLGTTRAKSGADGFIRVDHDYVLKSAELAKAGGCSQFHLESSRGADKTSSLLYLKVKGQVEADIEALGFERCSIYRPGVLLVDRQESRPGEWLARKFFSAVSAVVSTPMSIPIQAVAKAMVSNTLRQAEQKTEILENKAIGELGKSAGK; encoded by the exons ATGCGTGTGGTGGAACATCTGGTCTCCAGCCTGGTCCTCGTGTCCGTCTCTGTGCTCGTCCTCGCGGTGGTTCTCGGGTATTTCTTCCAAGAAGACCCGGATTCGGGTCAGTTCTCCag TATGGCCGAGGACATGAAGACCCTGGAGGAGAACTTCCGGCAGCAGAACAGAAGCTGCTTCCTCCTCGGTGCCTCGGGGGAAACCGGCGGTTTGCTGCTTCGAGAGCTTCTGGAGAGAAACGTCTTCTCCAGGATCACGCTCATCGGCCGCAGGCAGCTCACCTTCGAGGGCGAAGCCTACAAGAACCTG GTGCAAGAGGTGGTGGACTTTGAGAAGCTTGAGGACTATGCCGCGGCCTTCCAGGGCCACGATGTGGGCTACTGCTGTCTGGGAACCACCCGGGCCAAATCAGGAGCT GATGGATTCATCCGTGTAGATCACGACTACGTTCTGAAATCAGCCGAGCTCGCCAAGGCGGGCGGCTGCTCCCAGTTCCACCTGGAGTCGTCCAGAGGGGCCGATAAAACCAGCAGCCTTCTCTACCTCAAAGTCAAG GGCCAAGTGGAAGCCGATATCGAGGCGCTGGGATTTGAGAGATGTTCCATTTACAGACCAGG GGTTTTGTTGGTCGACCGGCAGGAGAGTCGGCCGGGCGAGTGGCTGGCCAGGAAGTTCTTCAGTGCCGTCTCTGCCGTGGTCTCGACGCCCATGTCCATCCCGATCCAGGCGGTGGCCAAGGCCATGGTGTCCAACACTCTGCGTCAAGCCGAGCAGAAGACGGAGATCCTGGAGAACAAAGCCATCGGCGAACTGGGAAAGAGTGCTGGGAAATAA